From Cydia strobilella chromosome 7, ilCydStro3.1, whole genome shotgun sequence, one genomic window encodes:
- the LOC134742647 gene encoding esterase FE4-like, translating into MYAYNCNLLFFFCVHLLYLRCTVCAENDELIVTVKQGQLQGATDTLYDGSTYYCFKGIPYAQAPLGHLRFRAPLPPQSWEGIRQATEYGSICAQTNSVFQGSEDCLFLNVFTKSLQGRTPVMVFIHGGSFIIGSGNDDVYGPKFLVQKDVVLVTLNYRLEVLGFLNVETPEVPGNAGMKDQVAALKWIKENIAKLGGDPDNITIFGESAGAVSVTHHILSPMTGGLFHKVIAESGTSVHDWAIGEGSKSRAFRVGKYLGKDTNNTTELLEFLRSVPAANLTNLTLATSTDDEKYRGVSMRFLPVVENKFDNVEAFLIEYPLDILQSERIRKVPLMLGFNSAEAIFFIQDRLGKLDIYNNNPSYDVPREIAEKISQDYLNDMGQRIREFYIGDREYTKDDYKVIVTMLSDLYLVYNTHRFTYLYSKHNSPIYMYKFSFDTDLNVFKKIYSGGLDLKGACHVDDVFYMFSNNYTKDAYESQENLKDYVSKMTKLWTDFAKTSNPTPDICADPIWPLYTTNNKEYLDINVQSTAGIFADQQNVEFWDTLYCEAGVPCIKNN; encoded by the exons ATGTATGcatataattgtaatttgttatttttcttcTGTGTTCACTTGCTTTATTTAAGATGTACAGTTTGTGCAGAG AACGACGAGCTAATAGTGACAGTGAAGCAAGGGCAGCTACAGGGTGCTACAGACACGTTGTATGATGGATCAACTTACTATTGTTTCAAGGGCATCCCGTATGCCCAGGCACCGCTGGGACATCTGAGGTTCAGG GCTCCCCTGCCGCCTCAATCCTGGGAAGGCATACGCCAAGCGACCGAATATGGTTCCATCTGCGCGCAAACAAATTCCGTCTTCCAAGGCAGCGAAGACTGCTTGTTCCTCAACGTCTTTACCAAATCGCTCCAAGGTCGCACACCTGTCATGGTCTTCATCCATGGAGGATCCTTCATAATTGGATCTGGAAACGATGACGTGTACGGACCAAAGTTTCTCGTTCAAAAGGATGTTGTCCTGGTCACTTTGAATTACAGACTTGAAGTGCTTGGATTCTTAAATGTGGAAACCCCTGAGGTTCCTGGCAATGCGGGTATGAAGGATCAAGTCGCTGCGTTGAAGTGGATAAAGGAGAATATTGCAAAGCTTGGAGGAGATCCCGATAATATTACGATTTTTGGGGAGAGTGCCGGGGCTGTCTCTGTGACACATCATATCTTGTCGCCGATGACTGGAGGACTATTTCATAAAGTTATCGCTGAAAGTGGTACTAGTGTCCATGATTGGGCGATAGGTGAAGGCAGCAAGAGCAGAGCATTCAGAGTTGGAAAATATTTAGGAAAAGACACGAATAATACCACTGAGCTGCTTGAGTTTTTAAGATCTGTACCAGCAGCGAACCTAACTAACTTGACTCTTGCTACGAGTACGGATGATGAGAAATATAGAGGAGTGTCTATGCGATTTTTGCCAGTTGTCGAAAATAAATTTGATAATGTCGAAGCGTTCCTAATCGAATATCCTTTGGATATTCTTCAGTCGGAAAGAATTCGTAAAGTTCCATTGATGTTAGGATTTAACTCCGCTgaagccattttttttattcaagatAGATTAGGAAAGTTAGACATTTACAATAATAATCCCTCCTACGACGTGCCTAGAGAAATCGCTGAGAAAATAAGCCAAGATTACCTTAACGATATGGGTCAAAGGATTAGAGAATTCTATATAGGTGACAGAGAGTACACAAAAGATGATTATAAGGTGATTGTCACTATGTTATCTGACTTGTATTTAGTGTATAACACGCACAGATTTACCTACTTGTATTCTAAACACAACAGTCCCATTTATATGTACAAGTTCAGTTTCGACACTGACCTCAATGTGTTCAAGAAAATATATAGTGGGGGTTTGGATTTGAAAGGAGCATGCCATGTAGACGAcgtattttatatgttttctaataattataccAAAGATGCTTACGAATCGCAAGAAAACTTGAAGGATTACGTATCAAAGATGACTAAATTATGGACGGATTTTGCTAAAACCAG CAACCCAACTCCAGACATCTGCGCTGACCCAATATGGCCATTGTACACGACGAATAACAAGGAATACCTAGACATCAACGTACAGTCGACGGCGGGAATCTTCGCTGATCAGCAAAACGTGGAGTTTTGGGACACTCTGTATTGCGAGGCTGGCGTGCCATGcataaaaaataactaa